The Paenibacillus dendritiformis region TGAGAAAGAATTGGTCGGTATCCGCTAAAAATTTGATGATCGTTCTTTTGTCCGTCTCGGGCACATCGGTCGCCAATAAGAGCGGCGCCAGTTCTTTGAGAAGCAGCAGAGAGGCTGCAATGTTGCGCTGATGAAATTCGTCACCCATCGTAATCGCCTTGGCGACGACGACATTCAGATTGATGCCCCCGTCGGAAGCTTTCAGCGCTTTGGACATCCCGGGACCGAGGACGTCGCGAATCCAGCGGAGACGGCTGATTACTTCTTCACTATAGGCGCCGAAGCGCAACACCTTGCCGATCCCTTCGTTCAGGTTGCAATAGGCGCGGTTGCCTTCTGAGCGATTCTCTACCACGAGAACAGGCATATTCGCCGATGTAATACCGCCCATCGGACCGACAGCGTTGACGTGGTGACAGGGGACGAATCGGATTTCCCCGCCTTCCAGCATCTTCTTCGCTTCATCCTCCGTCGCGGCCCAACCTTCAAAGAGCAGCGCCCCGATGCAGGAACCTTTCATCGGTCCGGTCATATCCGGCCAATCGATGGGCGGCCCGGCATGAAGCAGCGTACGGCCGTTCAATTCCTCAATAACGGATTTGGCAGGAACAACGTCGATCAGGAACGGCTGTGCGCCGGCTATTTTCTCGACTACCGCCCGGTTGGCTTCGTCAATCGTATTGTACATAGTACGTTCTCCTTACGTGTCGTTATTTTAATTTGGACAAAATATTTGCTAGCTTTTTATTGCCTCCTGCTACCGGACGCCAGTCGAATTGAACGACTTTCCCTTCATACCGGTGGATCGTGTCCGCGAAGCTCGGCAGGCCGAGATTGA contains the following coding sequences:
- a CDS encoding DUF1116 domain-containing protein, whose amino-acid sequence is MYNTIDEANRAVVEKIAGAQPFLIDVVPAKSVIEELNGRTLLHAGPPIDWPDMTGPMKGSCIGALLFEGWAATEDEAKKMLEGGEIRFVPCHHVNAVGPMGGITSANMPVLVVENRSEGNRAYCNLNEGIGKVLRFGAYSEEVISRLRWIRDVLGPGMSKALKASDGGINLNVVVAKAITMGDEFHQRNIAASLLLLKELAPLLLATDVPETDKRTIIKFLADTDQFFLNVMMASCKAIMDGARTIQAGTIVTAMTRNGKDFGIRVSGLGDQWFTAPVNTPKGLFFTGYSQEDANPDIGDSAITETFGVGAMAMIAAPGVTRFVGAGGFDDALAISNEMAEICFERNSNLTVPTWNFQGICLGIDIRKVIETGITPVINTGIAHKEPGIGQVGAGTVNAPLACFEKALIALAEAMGIAD